Proteins found in one Methanocella sp. genomic segment:
- a CDS encoding DUF2164 domain-containing protein — MKNSKFKLTKEKRNEFILSIKKYFLTEREEEIGDLAAGLLLDFIIEELAPEFYNQGVYDSYKYMENKIEDILSIQK, encoded by the coding sequence ATGAAGAACAGCAAATTTAAACTGACAAAAGAGAAAAGAAACGAGTTTATCCTTTCGATAAAGAAATATTTTTTAACGGAAAGGGAAGAAGAGATCGGCGACCTGGCAGCGGGCCTGTTGCTGGACTTCATCATCGAAGAGCTGGCGCCGGAGTTCTATAACCAGGGCGTTTATGATTCTTATAAATATATGGAAAACAAGATCGAGGATATCTTATCGATTCAAAAATGA